A stretch of the Neofelis nebulosa isolate mNeoNeb1 chromosome 1, mNeoNeb1.pri, whole genome shotgun sequence genome encodes the following:
- the LOX gene encoding protein-lysine 6-oxidase isoform X2 — protein sequence MRFAWTALVLGPLQLCALLRCAQPAAGQQQPPRQPPAAPAAWRQRIQWENNGQVFSLLSLGSQYQPQRRRDPGATAPGAANAAVPQPRTPILLLRNRTAAARERTPGSSGAAGRPRPAARHWFQAGYSPSGARDAGDSRDGNGTEPGERPALSNLRPPSRVDGMVGDDPYNPYKYTDDNPYYNYYDTYERPRPGSRYRPGYGTGYFQYGLPDLVPDPYYIQASTYVQKMSMYNLRCAAEENCLASSAYRADVRDYDHRVLLRFPQRVKNQGTSDFLPSRPRYSWEWHSCHQHYHSMDEFSHYDLLDASTQRRVAEGHKASFCLEDTSCDYGYHRRFACTAHTQGLSPGCYDTYNADIDCQWIDITDVKPGNYILKVSVNPSYLVPESDYSNNVVRCEIRYTGHHAYASGCTISP from the exons ATGCGCTTCGCCTGGACCGCGCTCGTGCTCGGGCCGCTGCAGCTCTGCGCGCTCCTGCGCTGCGCCCAGCCGGCCGCCGGCCAGCAACAGCCCCCTCGCCAGCCGCCGGCGGCCCCGGCCGCCTGGCGCCAGCGGATCCAATGGGAGAACAACGGGCAGGTGTTCAGCCTGCTGAGCCTGGGCTCGCAGTACCAGCCGCAGCGCCGAAGGGACCCGGGCGCCACCGCCCCGGGCGCTGCCAACGCCGCCGTCCCGCAGCCGCGCACGCCCATCCTGCTGCTTCGCAACCGCACGGCGGCAGCACGGGAGCGGACCCCGGGCTCGTCGGGGGCCGCCGGCCGACCCCGACCCGCCGCTCGCCACTGGTTCCAAGCCGGCTACTCGCCGTCCGGGGCCCGCGACGCTGGGGACTCGCGCGACGGCAATGGGACGGAGCCAGGAGAGCGCCCGGCGCTCAGTAACCTGAGGCCGCCTAGCCGCGTAGACGGCATGGTGGGCGACGACCCCTACAACCCCTACAAGTACACCGACGACAACCCTTATTACAACTACTACGACACGTACGAAAGGCCCCGGCCTGGGAGCAGGTACCGGCCCGGATACGGTACCGGCTACTTCCAGTACG GTCTCCCGGACCTGGTGCCAGACCCATACTACATCCAGGCTTCCACGTACGTGCAGAAGATGTCCATGTACAACCTGAGATGCGCAGCGGAGGAAAACTGCTTGGCCAG CTCAGCATACCGGGCAGATGTCAGAGATTATGATCACAGGGTGTTGCTGCGATTCCCCCAAAGAGTGAAAAACCAAGGGACATCAGATTTCTTACCAAGCCGACCAAGATACTCCTGGGAGTGGCACAGCTGTCACCA ACATTACCACAGCATGGATGAATTCAGCCACTATGACCTACTCGATGCCAGTACCCAGAGGAGGGTGGCTGAAGGCCACAAAGCGAGTTTCTGTCTTGAGGACACCTCCTGTGACTATGGCTACCACAGGCGATTTGCATGTACTGCCCACACACAG ggGTTGAGTCCTGGCTGCTATGATACCTATAATGCAGACATAGACTGCCAATGGATTGATATTACAGATGTAAAGCCTGGAAACTACATTCTAAAG GTCAGCGTGAACCCCAGCTACCTGGTGCCGGAATCAGACTATTCTAACAATGTCGTGCGCTGTGAAATCCGCTACACGGGACACCATGCGTATGCCTCGGGCTGCACAATTTCACCGTGA
- the LOX gene encoding protein-lysine 6-oxidase isoform X1 yields the protein MRFAWTALVLGPLQLCALLRCAQPAAGQQQPPRQPPAAPAAWRQRIQWENNGQVFSLLSLGSQYQPQRRRDPGATAPGAANAAVPQPRTPILLLRNRTAAARERTPGSSGAAGRPRPAARHWFQAGYSPSGARDAGDSRDGNGTEPGERPALSNLRPPSRVDGMVGDDPYNPYKYTDDNPYYNYYDTYERPRPGSRYRPGYGTGYFQYGLPDLVPDPYYIQASTYVQKMSMYNLRCAAEENCLASSAYRADVRDYDHRVLLRFPQRVKNQGTSDFLPSRPRYSWEWHSCHQHYHSMDEFSHYDLLDASTQRRVAEGHKASFCLEDTSCDYGYHRRFACTAHTQGLSPGCYDTYNADIDCQWIDITDVKPGNYILKVSVNPSYLVPESDYSNNVVRCEIRYTGHHAYASGCTISPY from the exons ATGCGCTTCGCCTGGACCGCGCTCGTGCTCGGGCCGCTGCAGCTCTGCGCGCTCCTGCGCTGCGCCCAGCCGGCCGCCGGCCAGCAACAGCCCCCTCGCCAGCCGCCGGCGGCCCCGGCCGCCTGGCGCCAGCGGATCCAATGGGAGAACAACGGGCAGGTGTTCAGCCTGCTGAGCCTGGGCTCGCAGTACCAGCCGCAGCGCCGAAGGGACCCGGGCGCCACCGCCCCGGGCGCTGCCAACGCCGCCGTCCCGCAGCCGCGCACGCCCATCCTGCTGCTTCGCAACCGCACGGCGGCAGCACGGGAGCGGACCCCGGGCTCGTCGGGGGCCGCCGGCCGACCCCGACCCGCCGCTCGCCACTGGTTCCAAGCCGGCTACTCGCCGTCCGGGGCCCGCGACGCTGGGGACTCGCGCGACGGCAATGGGACGGAGCCAGGAGAGCGCCCGGCGCTCAGTAACCTGAGGCCGCCTAGCCGCGTAGACGGCATGGTGGGCGACGACCCCTACAACCCCTACAAGTACACCGACGACAACCCTTATTACAACTACTACGACACGTACGAAAGGCCCCGGCCTGGGAGCAGGTACCGGCCCGGATACGGTACCGGCTACTTCCAGTACG GTCTCCCGGACCTGGTGCCAGACCCATACTACATCCAGGCTTCCACGTACGTGCAGAAGATGTCCATGTACAACCTGAGATGCGCAGCGGAGGAAAACTGCTTGGCCAG CTCAGCATACCGGGCAGATGTCAGAGATTATGATCACAGGGTGTTGCTGCGATTCCCCCAAAGAGTGAAAAACCAAGGGACATCAGATTTCTTACCAAGCCGACCAAGATACTCCTGGGAGTGGCACAGCTGTCACCA ACATTACCACAGCATGGATGAATTCAGCCACTATGACCTACTCGATGCCAGTACCCAGAGGAGGGTGGCTGAAGGCCACAAAGCGAGTTTCTGTCTTGAGGACACCTCCTGTGACTATGGCTACCACAGGCGATTTGCATGTACTGCCCACACACAG ggGTTGAGTCCTGGCTGCTATGATACCTATAATGCAGACATAGACTGCCAATGGATTGATATTACAGATGTAAAGCCTGGAAACTACATTCTAAAG GTCAGCGTGAACCCCAGCTACCTGGTGCCGGAATCAGACTATTCTAACAATGTCGTGCGCTGTGAAATCCGCTACACGGGACACCATGCGTATGCCTCGGGCTGCACAATTTCACC